The DNA region TGGTGGGAACAGCCGTCTAGGTGTGCGGAATATTGATCAAGTGTTACTGTGTGGTCCTCACACCGGCGGATTAATCGGCAGGAGCCGATTTATATGGAGGAAGAACATGACCTACACTCTCGATAAGACGACCAACGGAATACCATTTGATCAGGTGGTCGCAGCCACGAAGGCGGCTCTCGCGAGCAACGGGTTCGGTGTCCTCACTGAAATCGACGTACGAGCGACCATGAATAAGAAACTCGACGTCGATATACCGGACTATCTCATCCTGGGTGCGTGCAACCCGAAGATGGCCCTCGAGGCGATGAAGATCGAGCCGAAGGTCGGCGCGATGCTGCCTTGCAACGTGATCGTACGATCGCTGGAGGGGGGCGCCATCATGGTCAGCGCCATCGACCCCGTGGCCTCGATGCAGGCTATCGAAAACCAGCAACTGAAGACGGTCGCGGCGCACGTGCGGTCTTTGCTTGAACAGGCGATTGCGAGCGTCTGAGGACGTTGGTGGTCAATACGGTCGCCGTTGACAAGGCAAGCATGCGATGCTCCCCCTAACATTCGTCAGCGACTCGAATAGCGAGGAGCAAATAGGCCCGAATGAAACGCCTGAACTGCGGGAAAAACTGGGCGTTGAAGATGACGGAACCGAACTTGAGCCACTGCCGGGTTAGACAAGCACGCGTCGGTTCATCAGCGAAAGCCGAATCGTCTCGATAGGATTGGCGATACCCTTCAGCAGAAGTGAGCCTCTAGCCGAAACGTTGAACTCGTGCCCTGCCGCCACCTCGAAAAATTCACTGGAGGCCACGATTTCACCTGGTAGTGCCGCAGCACACAGTCGCGCGGTAACGTTGACGGGCGAACCGAGGATCGTTGCATCCTTGCGAATTTCGGTTCCGATCACGGCCTCTATCACAGTGCCGTCGTGCAGTCCTATGCCGATCCCTCTGGGCAAATTCGCCCGTGAGACACTTGTCAGAATTGCCTCCGACGCCCTGAGGGCGTTTGTCTTTCTTTCTGATCCTTCGAACCAGGCGACAAGCCCGTCACCCACGAGGCGATCAATATCGCCGCCGTGTTCGAGGATGGCCGCGAAGCTGTGGCTTGCAACCTCAGACACAAGGGCAGCGGCTTCTTCGGCGCTCGCCTGTTCGACAAAACTGGAGAAGTCTCTGATATCGAGGACCAGGATGGACGCAGCCAGGCGCTCGGCGCTCGAGCGCCCGGAACTAACGCGCTTCTCAGTGCTGTCGGAAACAAAATGTGCGAGCGACTTTCGCGCCTCATTCAGGGCGTTTGTGCGTGTGTCGATTTCATTTTGTGCCCGTGAGACGAAATACGTGGAGAGGCAAAGTGCTCCTATTAGAGGCACGCCAAGGATAACGATCCAAATAATCGTATCGTTGTCGAGAAGTTTTTCGCGGGCGGATGCCTTTTCGGAAGTGGCGATGTAGACCGACATAGACCCTGTCATACCTGGCGCCCTGCTGAGCACGGTCCAATGCACAGGGGGCCCATCTTCTTCGAGAAAGACTGTCTGTCCGTCAGATATTTCGGGGATGCGACTTATCGTTGAGGCCATGCACGATGTGTCGTTGGTTGCCGCCAGTACCTTGCCGTCTTCGGTAAAAGCAACTGCGCAGAGCAAGTCAAGCTCCTTCGCTTCCGTTTCGATAGCCTGTCTTGTCTGGTCAGCGTCGCTGACTTTTCCTCCACTTCCGATCTCCGAGTGTCTGGCTTTCCCCAAGATCGGCGCGAACAGCGCGGCATGGAGCGAAGCCGTTTGTGCACTATAGGCACGTTCGACACTAACAGACAGAGCGTTTGAGACGGCAATAAGTAGGCCGGAAATCGTCAGGAAGAAAATCGGTAGTACGAACAGGTTATAGTTCCGTCTTAACGGATAGGGGCGCGCCAGAATCTCATTATCCAATGTTTGCCACCTTCGTTTCTTTTCGTCATTTCATTCGTGGATTCGATCTTCACGAAGACTGATCTTACGATTCTGAGTTCGAATTTATATTGCCGTCACTATAAATCTTTGTAACCTGAGTGTCGGTCCGGAAAGAAGTTGCGTAATCTGAGTCGGTTATGATTCCCTGGCTTTGAGATGATTCTTTTCGGGCAAGGCAGCGATGTGGACGACAGCGAACCGTGGAAAATACAAGCGCGATGGATTGCGCTATCCGAGTGATCTGACGGATGCGGAATGGGCTCTGGTGGAGCCGTTGATCCCTCCAGCCAAGCGTGGCGGGCGCCGACGTGAGGTCAATGTTCGCGAGGTCGTCAACGGCCTGCTGTATGTGCTGAGCACGGGCTGCCAGTGGCGCGCCGTTCCGAAAGACCTGCCGGCCAAGAGCACGTTGTTCGACTATTTCGACCTTTGGAACTGGGACGGCACACTCGGCCGTCTTCACGATGAACTCTATGTGAAATGCCGCGAGGCGATGGATCGTGAGGCCAGTCCCACCGCCTGCATCATCGATAGCCAGAGCGTTAAAAGCGCCGAAAAAGGGGGATCTGCATCGACCCGAGCGGGTATGATGCGGGCAAGAAGATCAAGGGCAAGAAGCGCCACATCCTCGTCGATACGGTAGGGCTGCTGCTTCATGCCCTGGTTCACCCGGCCGACATCCAGGATCGTGACGGTGGCGTGCTGGTCTTGAAGACGCTGTTTGGGAGGTACCCGTTCCTGAAAAGGCTGTTCGCC from Rhizobium oryzihabitans includes:
- a CDS encoding DUF302 domain-containing protein, which produces MTYTLDKTTNGIPFDQVVAATKAALASNGFGVLTEIDVRATMNKKLDVDIPDYLILGACNPKMALEAMKIEPKVGAMLPCNVIVRSLEGGAIMVSAIDPVASMQAIENQQLKTVAAHVRSLLEQAIASV
- a CDS encoding IS5 family transposase (programmed frameshift); translation: MWTTANRGKYKRDGLRYPSDLTDAEWALVEPLIPPAKRGGRRREVNVREVVNGLLYVLSTGCQWRAVPKDLPAKSTLFDYFDLWNWDGTLGRLHDELYVKCREAMDREASPTACIIDSQSVKSAEKGGSGIDPSGYDAGKKIKGKKRHILVDTVGLLLHALVHPADIQDRDGGVLVLKTLFGRYPFLKRLFADGGYQGPVFAKGQKKAMPGLATEIVKRSDTAKGFEVLPRRWVVERTFAWLGRCRRLAKDFENMSRNALAFLKLASIRLMLRRLCSN
- a CDS encoding adenylate/guanylate cyclase domain-containing protein; this encodes MDNEILARPYPLRRNYNLFVLPIFFLTISGLLIAVSNALSVSVERAYSAQTASLHAALFAPILGKARHSEIGSGGKVSDADQTRQAIETEAKELDLLCAVAFTEDGKVLAATNDTSCMASTISRIPEISDGQTVFLEEDGPPVHWTVLSRAPGMTGSMSVYIATSEKASAREKLLDNDTIIWIVILGVPLIGALCLSTYFVSRAQNEIDTRTNALNEARKSLAHFVSDSTEKRVSSGRSSAERLAASILVLDIRDFSSFVEQASAEEAAALVSEVASHSFAAILEHGGDIDRLVGDGLVAWFEGSERKTNALRASEAILTSVSRANLPRGIGIGLHDGTVIEAVIGTEIRKDATILGSPVNVTARLCAAALPGEIVASSEFFEVAAGHEFNVSARGSLLLKGIANPIETIRLSLMNRRVLV